A window of the Dioscorea cayenensis subsp. rotundata cultivar TDr96_F1 chromosome 14, TDr96_F1_v2_PseudoChromosome.rev07_lg8_w22 25.fasta, whole genome shotgun sequence genome harbors these coding sequences:
- the LOC120276101 gene encoding protein ALP1-like, translating into MRIEFLRSGETISRYFNNVLTAVCALRDDFVQPPSGICHPEIEANPNWYPHFKDCVGLLDGTHVDASVPPLELPRFRGRKGPTQNVLAVVNPDLKFTYVLAGWEGSANDFTVLRDAISRPQPEGLKIIEGKYYLVDAGYTTMNGFIAPYRGVRYHLKEHNGRAPMNPKELFNLRHSMLRSRVERAFATLKNRFKILTSHPFFPFKTQVLLVLACCIIHNYIAGVDPSDQIFHDRRLQDDEVLASQPRSQREQREENRQWVELRDRIANEMWCQYSGSI; encoded by the exons ATGCGAATAGAGTTTCTCCGATCAGGGGAAACAATTAGcagatattttaataatgttctAACTGCGGTATGTGCACTACGTGATGACTTTGTACAACCTCCTAGTGGGATCTGTCACCCCGAGATTGAAGCTAACCCAAATTGGTATCCTCACTTCAAA GACTGTGTTGGGTTGTTGGATGGTACGCATGTTGATGCGTCCGTTCCCCCGTTAGAGTTACCACGTTTTCGTGGTCGGAAAGGACCAACGCAAAATGTGCTAGCGGTAGTCAACCCAGACCTCAAGTTCACCTATGTACTTGCTGGTTGGGAAGGATCTGCAAATGATTTCACCGTATTAAGAGATGCAATATCACGGCCACAACCTGAGGGCCTCAAGATAATAGAAG GGAaatattacttggttgatgcGGGATATACGACCATGAATGGGTTTATTGCGCCTTACCGAGGTGTTCGATACCATTTAAAAGAACATAACGGAAGGGCTCCAATGAACCCAAAGGAATTATTCAACTTAAGGCATTCTATGTTGCGGTCACGTGTTGAGCGTGCATTTGCCACATTAAAGAATCGATTCAAAATTTTGACTTCCCACCCGTTTTTCCCTTTCAAGACTCAAGTTTTGTTGGTTCTTGCGTGTTGTATCATTCATAATTACATAGCAGGTGTTGATCCAAGCGATCAAATCTTCCATGACAGAAGATTGCAGGATGATGAGGTTCTTGCATCGCAGCCTCGTTCACAGCGAGAACAACGTGAAGAGAACAGACAGTGGGTCGAGTTAAGGGATAGAATCGCTAATGAGATGTGGTGTCAATATTCTGGCAGTATCTGA